Proteins co-encoded in one Pseudomonadota bacterium genomic window:
- a CDS encoding nucleotidyl transferase AbiEii/AbiGii toxin family protein, whose amino-acid sequence MAPWEVLWPRAMACIASLEGHFPPPDWTFGGGTALMLHYGHRRSRDIDIFLRDPQYLTALSPRLNDHTEALTGRYVEQSNFLKLIFDGGEVDFIVAPSLTADPYMIKTVLGTETKIETPVEIVAKKVFYRPEEFSLRDVFDFAFVLDQDPRAIRNNLDVFTTKCDVLSLRLERLRALGPFAAQARAALDLLPRGVPCLESAMEKVMEFLRRCRMPGP is encoded by the coding sequence ATGGCGCCATGGGAAGTCCTCTGGCCGAGGGCCATGGCGTGCATCGCGAGCCTCGAGGGCCACTTTCCGCCGCCCGATTGGACCTTCGGCGGCGGTACCGCTCTCATGCTTCACTACGGGCACAGGCGCAGCAGGGACATCGACATCTTTCTGCGCGATCCGCAGTACCTGACGGCCCTGTCCCCGCGCTTGAACGACCATACCGAGGCCCTCACCGGGCGCTATGTGGAGCAGTCCAATTTCCTGAAGCTCATCTTCGACGGAGGCGAAGTGGATTTCATCGTCGCTCCGAGCCTGACCGCCGACCCCTATATGATCAAGACCGTTTTGGGAACCGAGACCAAAATCGAAACGCCCGTGGAGATCGTGGCGAAAAAGGTCTTCTATCGGCCGGAAGAGTTCTCCCTGCGCGACGTCTTCGACTTCGCCTTCGTCCTCGATCAAGACCCGCGAGCCATTCGTAACAACCTCGATGTCTTTACCACGAAATGCGACGTGCTGTCGCTGCGTCTGGAGCGGTTGCGCGCGCTGGGGCCCTTCGCTGCCCAAGCCCGCGCCGCCCTCGATCTCCTTCCCAGGGGAGTGCCCTGTCTGGAATCGGCGATGGAGAAGGTCATGGAGTTTCTCCGACGCTGCAGAATGCCGGGACCCTGA